Proteins encoded together in one Lepisosteus oculatus isolate fLepOcu1 chromosome 2, fLepOcu1.hap2, whole genome shotgun sequence window:
- the rev3l gene encoding DNA polymerase zeta catalytic subunit isoform X2, whose amino-acid sequence MFAVRIVTADYYMASPLKDLDVCRSEFRESEVKRVPVVRIFGATPAGQKTCLHLHGIFPYVYVPYDGYGQQPERYLRQVAFSIDRAINVSMGNPSSSAQHVFKVALVSGMPFYGYHAKERQFMKIYLYNPLMVKKVCELLQGGAVMNKTYQPHEAHIPYLLQLFIDYNLYGMNLINLGAVKFRKSRRKEEERGCPKDGGTGPGSRANSSLWRSPCTSKVQLSSPSLGGTFVRWEEEAIPSSLVLEGVEKQSTCELEVDAVAADVLNRLEIETQIGRNPGLQAIWEDEKQRRREKNESTQIEPADSQDRGFVATAESERIFLKRLKEILKQNDFSASFSESLDDAEEPEMFPVELSLHSDFLTPEALQCTPANLVEVHKDSQPGPKKIPASESEVAIVDEEAILSLLESSQAFQSSSQRLIQSPILDSSQDLALVDLLAGLEEDGHEAERPRKSSQQQLSGSRGHYYNSDEEEAGPELAREEAELSLVMSQRWDSDIPEHSSKHRLSGKHGGDSSSEEEQESSEEEMDWSGSSPLFASLSIPQLDGAADENSDTSLNDKGSRTHSSLTATDKILGKRNPFPNETVTLEPPSSAKILLECKHPEHHQALSLDAEESKEKHFVSKSSAILENKTDSPVYKKNKESTYTIKYPVPCSNNSNKNEIFQIDADKIDIPSIFSYEKKGMTLNKPDPEGIPFENGKNRKKYMSIKSSEKGHIPMLQNHRKFALCYSELRSTPSKAEHDISPNSALLKKVNPIPIPNPADGDGPVAPQEGEIGKASREVDMGELKIRYEDYQENKTETTIMTQQEAHYKFFPSVILSNCLNRPSIKCLTKPGAGRLDQDDRRSRLKLGKKKVGVSCQKSRVHAVESPGADGQDAAAFTSLKATCRKSGEVEGTSENSPVDLMRAIPSVAGCAESSSEENRLDLSNFPECHAQLVPAKPLGLPGSKYTLRAKRKVSYESEDGEPSSTSSNQPVKSAFAPRDSLKDSCVLSCHEYKYQKRRKMSKREPPIIIKYIIINRFKGQKNMLVKMAKVSAEEDQVVLTPERLQQYEKLAPLKNFWPRVPESTAVKYPIYPAKPKRSQKRKAKINSASKKKVAISPKARGGQIRTIRRTKSAKKRLTLATLPPPLPVYNEETNDFSTEYVDVMSKLGYLSDRVPSPTDASPPRCWSPSDPHTESTSTELPFSPFPLREPSSSSSCLKPGEELSGRGVRRGRLGRPRKVASSSPKRRRGKGPRKESEDESARKEMAKRKTGAGVQRRRKKKSDATPDRSQEEGTTKIKKIRKPRKKKQSEENSDPPSSGGCNSSQVLFPGEDLPLKECSAADLPASQLPMSDKGSGDLSSAPSAANSTNQSLLPENEQKSEAPKCSDSKMSQVVCDKSGPVRVQPSQNQSVHLCGNNEPTQASAGSQSGSQIVLGASQVPDLVSSQSSCPLSFEQTSGTSLPCSPPVVICNRTTSETPCQNVFLASQQAPLTVTPAEFKAEVPSPLLLSSEDCRSSTQSSDGRTPAKPKRRPYKKKEKGEGLGGAQFTPIKIKPKSKSSSGDGDGVASHCPLQFNYKNGEGWPAVAEAPSGIAVLKELLQKRQQKVLEGTASECAPGATEPGSCPPIPVSKPTKAKRAPSSTPRKPRKPKPQAPKEKKPRSRKGKNAKTQEPVQPDPPASDGSPIFHSDPGFESCYSFEDSLSPELPHNYNFDINAIGQTEFCSLYMGSQFVLADKNLPQKFLSDVVQDPIPAPPVTVENVSDGVPGAGEELQPSSEWHKAHPNSPDLFDKSSSENKEGLATQLAASLLDSDSGRELAAARVTRNKESTASLSKVNGISHLQPCKRGFLDEGRYALSSFDPFLPLPLNSTSFVDLLGSPTGDFMEGNDVLTTTPSSSPRSVSSLSQLKNGSHPLRGTGGAHILKPLMSPPNRDEIVSTLLDLDLSEATYQEPFCSNPSDAPGKPREVGGRVLTVETRLAKELAEFDGDFSSEGLQLWKTAFAMMTRPGSPTAHGAGTLDSARSRPDNSPASANSRKVVVVPCKNAPSRDRVQLWLQAKREFEQCQREKKETAGTGRGDAHEEDEKDTAKRSLVAPADKLNDNESHKTAASQEAGAKGAERSSQPLPAGSSESQRRQALAVVVEQGEEEEDYYKSYSSPDSPVLPPWQQAASPCSSQAGLEEGEEKRTELASPRLPEPDDLLLLPACPSPLCPSPLSHPAKAAGNCSFIQLHSTPVNKRRRSGEVSELIGTSPITSDVETKSQKLGQRRGRHADPLRRVLLTTQMKNQFAALNVPKKDNSQIEGPSLNNSYGFKVSMQNLQEAKALHEVQYLTLMSLELHARTRRDLEPDPEFDPICALFYCITSDALLPGTDKTELTGAIVVDKDYSSCGPGSESTAPLLVRSGITGLQVTYTTDEKELFQAVIDTIRRYDPDILLGYEVQMRSWGYLLQRASALGVDLCQQLCRVPGDAKENRFSAESDEYGADTMTEINIIGRITLNVWRMMKTEVTLNNYSFENVAFHVLHQRFPLFSPRTLSEWFDHRTHLYRWKVVDHYVGRARGTLQLLEQHDLIGRTSELARLFGIQFFHVLTRGSQYRVESMMLRIAKPMNYIAVTPSTQQRAQMRAPQCIPLVMEPESRFYSNSVLVLDFQSLYPSIVIAYNYCFSTCLGHVENLGMMSSGLAARLCEFLRTCCTSFGTTLQCHPMGWPL is encoded by the exons GCCAGAAAACCTGCCTTCATCTTCATGGCATCTTTCCCTATGTATACGTCCCATACGATGGCTACGGACAGCAGCCAGAGAGGTACCTGCGGCAGGTGGCTTTCAGCATCGACAGAGCGATCAATGTGTCCATGGGGAACCCTTCCTCCAGCGCTCAGCATGTGTTCAAGGTGGCGCTGGTCTCTGGAAT GCCTTTCTATGGATACCATGCGAAGGAGAGGCAGTTCATGAAGATCTATTTGTACAATCCCCTGATGGTCAAAAA GGTCTGTGAGCTGCTGCAAGGCGGAGCCGTCATGAACAAGACCTACCAGCCCCACGAAGCTCACATCCCCTACCTGCTGCAGCTCTTCATCGACTACAACCTGTACGGCATGAACCTCATCAACCTGGGAGCTGTCAAGTTCAGGAAGAGCCGCAGGAAAG AGGAGGAGCGAGGATGCCCTAAGGATGGAGGCACCGGTCCCGGCAGCAGGGCCAACAGCAGTCTGTGGAGGAGTCCTTGCACCTCCAAGGTCCAGCTGTCCAGCCCCTCGCTGGGAGGGACATTCGTGCGCTGGGAGGAGGAGGCCATACCGAG ctctctggtcctggagggcgtGGAGAAGCAGAGCACGTGCGAGCTGGAGGTGGACGCGGTGGCTGCCGACGTCCTGAACCGCCTGGAGATCGAGA CTCAGATCGGGAGGAATCCTGGCTTACAAGCCATCTGGGAGGACGAGAAACAACGACGCAGGGAGAAGAACGAATCCACTCAGATAGAGCCTGCAGATTCCCAAG ATCGGGGATTTGTTGCAACTGCAGAAAGCGAAAGAATTTTTTTGAAGAGACTGAAGGAGATCTTGAAGCAAAACGATTTCTCTGC GTCTTTCTCAGAGTCTCTGGATGACGCTGAGGAACCTGAAATGTTTCCTGTTGAACTTTCACTGCACTCAGATTTCTTGACACCTGAAGCCCTTCAGTGCACACCAGCAAACCTCGTGGAAGTTCACAAAGACAGTCAGCCAG GTCCCAAGAAAATCCCAGCTAGTGAAAGTGAAGTCGCTATTGTGGATGAGGAAGCCATTCTCAGCCTGCTGGAGAGCAGTCAGGCTTTCCAGTCGTCGTCTCAGAGACTTATTCAGTCCCCCATTCTAG ACAGCAGTCAGGACCTGGCGCTGGTGGACCTGCTGGCCGGCCTGGAGGAGGACGGGCATGAGGCGGAGAGGCCGAGGAAGTCctcccagcagcagctctcGGGGAGCCGCGGCCACTACTACAACAGCGACGAGGAGGAGGCGGGGCCTGAGCTGGCCAGGGAGGAGGCGGAGCTCAGTCTGGTGATGTCACAGAGATGGGACAGCGACATTCCGGAGCACAGCTCCAAACACAG ACTCTCCGGGAAGCATGGGGGCGACAGCTCGAgcgaggaggagcaggagtccTCAGAGGAGGAGATGGACTGGAGTGGGAGCAGCCCTCTCTTCGCCAGCCTGTCCATCCCGCAGCTGGACGGGGCTGCAGATGAAAACAGTG ATACGTCATTAAATGACAAAGGCTCCAGGACACATTCATCTTTGACTGCCACTGACAAGATTCTTGGAAAGAGGAACCCGTTTCCGAATGAAACTGTCACCCTAGAACCTCCTTCCTCAGCTAAAATCCTGCTGGAGTGCAAACATCCAGAGCATCACCAGGCCCTGTCCCTAGATGCAGAAGAATCAAAAGAGAAGCACTTTGTTTCGAAAAGCTCCGCCATCCTGGAAAATAAAACTGACTCACCGGTGTATAAGAAAAACAAGGAAAGCACGTATACCATCAAATATCCCGTTCCCTGCTCAAACAActcaaacaaaaatgaaatcttCCAGATAGACGCCGATAAAATTGATATACCTTCCATCTTCTCCTATGAAAAGAAGGGCATGACCCTTAACAAACCTGACCCAGAGGGCATCCCGTTTGAAAATGGCAAGAACAGGAAGAAATATATGAGCATTAAAAGTTCGGAAAAGGGTCATATCCCAATGCTTCAGAATCACCGGAAATTTGCCCTCTGCTACTCCGAATTGAGGAGCACTCCTTCCAAAGCCGAACATGACATCAGTCCAAATAGTGCTTTACTTAAAAAGGTCAATCCAATTCCAATCCCAAACCCGGCAGACGGAGATGGTCCCGTGGCTCCACAGGAGGGAGAAATAGGCAAAGCTAGCAGGGAGGTCGACATGGGGGAGCTGAAGATTAGATATGAAGACTATCAAGAAAACAAGACTGAGACGACAATCATGACTCAGCAGGAGGCTCACTACAAGTTTTTCCCCAGTGTAATCCTCTCTAACTGCCTCAACAGGCCATCTATCAAGTGTCTTACCAAGCCAGGCGCTGGCAGACTTGACCAAGACGACCGCCGATCAAGGCTAAAGTTAGGCAAAAAGAAAGTTGGTGTGTCTTGTCAGAAGTCCAGGGTTCACGCTGTCGAAAGCCCAGGAGCCGATGGTCAGGATGCAGCCGCCTTCACGTCGTTGAAGGCCACTTGCCGAAAGAGTGGGGAGGTGGAGGGGACGTCAGAGAACAGCCCTGTGGATCTCATGAGGGCCATTCCTAGCGTCGCGGGCTGTGCAGAATCCTCGAGCGAAGAAAACAGGCTCGACCTGTCGAATTTCCCAGAGTGTCACGCTCAGCTAGTACCTGCCAAGCCCTTGGGTTTACCTGGGAGCAAGTACACCCTGAGGGCAAAACGGAAGGTGAGCTATGAGAGTGAGGACGGGGAACCGTCCAGTACAAGTAGCAATCAGCCAGTCAAGTCTGCTTTTGCCCCGAGAGACAGTCTGAAGGATAGTTGTGTTCTCAGTTGTCATGAGTACAAATATCAGAAGCGGCGAAAAATGTCCAAGAGAGAGCCCCCGATTATCATCAAGTATATCATCATTAACAGATTTAAAGGGCAGAAGAACATGCTTGTTAAGATGGCCAAAGTGAGCGCCGAGGAGGATCAGGTTGTACTGACCCCCGAAAGGCTACAGCAGTACGAAAAGCTGGCTCCGCTCAAGAATTTCTGGCCCAGGGTTCCAGAGTCCACTGCGGTGAAGTATCCCATTTATCCAGCAAAGCCAAAAAGGTCACAGAAAAGGAAAGCGAAGATTAATTCGGCGTCCAAGAAAAAAGTCGCCATTTCCCCAAAAGCCAGGGGTGGACAAATTAGGACGATAAGAAGGACTAAGTCTGCTAAGAAACGTCTGACCTTGGCTACACTCCCCCCGCCCCTGCCCGTCTATAATGAAGAGACCAATGACTTTTCCACAGAGTATGTCGATGTCATGTCCAAGTTAGGGTATCTGTCGGATAGAGTGCCGAGCCCTACAGACGCCTCCCCGCCTCGGTGCTGGTCACCCAGCGATCCACACACAGAGTCCACTTCCACAGAGCTGCCGTTCAGCCCTTTCCCTTTGCGTGAACCGTCGTCCAGCTCTTCGTGTCTGAAGCCTGGGGAGGAGTTGTCGGGAAGAGGGGTTCGCAGGGGTCGCCTCGGCCGACCCAGGAAGGTGGCTTCTTCCAGCCCGAAAAGGAGACGGGGTAAGGGTCCCCGGAAGGAGTCGGAAGACGAATCTGCCAGAAAGGAAATGGCAAAAAGGAAAACGGGCGCGGGAGTTCAGAGGAGGCGGAAGAAGAAGTCCGACGCAACGCCAGATAGGAGCCAAGAGGAAGGCacgaccaaaataaaaaaaatcagaaagccTCGCAAAAAGAAGCAGTCTGAAGAAAATAGTGACCCCCCCTCCAGTGGAGGTTGCAATAGTTCCCAAGTTCTCTTTCCTGGAGAAGATCTCCCTCTCAAGGAATGTTCAGCTGCCGATCTCCCTGCCTCACAGCTACCAATGTCGGACAAAGGAAGTGGAGATCTGTCTAGTGCACCAAGCGCTGCCAATTCGACAAATCAGTCTTTATTACCGGAAAATGAACAGAAGTCTGAGGCCCCTAAATGTTCCGATTCCAAAATGAGTCAAGTTGTTTGCGATAAGTCTGGTCCAGTGAGAGTACAGCCCTCCCAAAACCAAAGTGTTCACTTGTGTGGTAACAATGAGCCTACACAGGCTTCGGCAGGTTCACAGTCTGGTTCACAGATTGTTTTGGGAGCATCGCAAGTACCTGATCTGGTCAGTTCTCAGAGCAGTTGCCCTCTGTCTTTTGAGCAGACCAGTGGGACAAGCCTTCCCTGTTCTCCTCCCGTGGTTATTTGTAATAGAACCACCTCGGAGACCCcttgtcaaaatgttttcctgGCTTCACAGCAAGCACCCCTCACAGTGACACCGGCTGAATTCAAGGCAGAAGTGCCTTCTCCCCTGCTTTTGAGCTCTGAAGACTGCAGAAGCTCCACGCAGTCTTCTGATGGCAGGACCCCAGCAAAACCAAAAAGACGTCCTtacaagaagaaagaaaagggaGAAGGTCTTGGAGGAGCTCAGTTTACccctattaaaataaaaccgAAGTCCAAGTCTAGTTCTGGAGATGGTGATGGAGTGGCCAGCCACTGTCCACTGCAGTTCAACTACAAGAATGGAGAAGGGTGGCCTGCGGTTGCCGAGGCACCCTCGGGCATTGCTGTTTTGAAGGAGCTCCTTCAGAAGAGGCAACAGAAGGTGCTGGAAGGGACAGCCTCTGAATGTGCTCCCGGTGCAACAGAGCCTGGCAGCTGTCCCCCCATCCCTGTCAGTAAGCCCACTAAGGCGAAAAGAGCTCCCTCATCAACTCCCAGAAAACCCAGGAAGCCCAAGCCTCAAGCCCCTAAGGAGAAGAAGCCGAGGAGCAGGAAAGGCAAGAACGCAAAAACACAGGAACCTGTTCAGCCTGATCCTCCCGCGTCAGACGGCAGCCCCATCTTTCATTCTGACCCTGGCTTCGAGAGCTGCTACTCCTTCGAGGACAGCTTATCCCCGGAGCTCCCGCACAACTACAACTTTGACATCAATGCCATAGGTCAGACGGAGTTTTGCAGCCTCTACATGGGCAGCCAGTTTGTGCTGGCCGACAAGAATCTCCCCCAGAAGTTCCTCAGCGATGTGGTCCAGGATCCTATCCCTGCCCCTCCTGTGACTGTGGAGAACGTGTCCGACGGGGTACCCGGCGCTGGGGAGGAGCTCCAGCCCAGCTCCGAATGGCATAAGGCTCACCCGAATAGCCCCGACCTCTTCGATAAGTCGTCTTCGGAAAACAAAGAAGGCCTTGCCACGCAGCTGGCTGCGTCTTTGCTGGATTCTGACAGTGGGAGGGAGCTGGCAGCCGCAAGGGTTACGAGAAACAAGGAAAGTACGGCTTCCCTCAGCAAAGTAAATGGTATCAGCCACCTTCAGCCTTGTAAAAGAGGCTTCCTTGATGAAGGAAGGTACGCATTATCTTCGTTTGACCCCTTTCTGCCACTGCCGTTGAATTCCACATCTTTTGTGGATCTCCTGGGTTCCCCGACCGGTGATTTCATGGAAGGAAATGATGTCTTGACAACGACGCCGAGCAGCTCCCCGAGGTCAGTCAGCTCGCTGTCTCAGCTGAAAAACGGCAGCCACCCACTTCGGGGTACAGGGGGAGCTCACATCCTAAAGCCCCTCATGTCACCCCCAAACCGAGATGAGATTGTGTCCACCTTGCTGGATCTCGATCTGTCAGAGGCTACTTATCAAGAGCCTTTCTGCAGCAACCCTTCTGACGCTCCAGGAAAGCCGAG GGAAGTTGGTGGGCGCGTGCTGACGGTGGAGACCAGACTCGCCAAGGAGTTGGCAGAGTTTGATGGGGATTTTTCCTCGGAAGGACTGCAGCTTTGGAAGACCGCGTTCGCCATGATGACTCGGCCCGGATCCCCCACGGCGCACGGGGCGGGAACTCTGGACAGCGCCCGGAGCCGCCCGGACAACAGCCCCGCGTCTGCGAACAGTCGGAAGGTGGTCGTTGTCCCCTGCAAGAATGCGCCCAGTCGGGACAGGGTGCAGCTCTGGCTCCAGGCGAAGAGGGAGTTTGAGCAGTGTCAGAGGGAAAAGAAGGAGACAGCGGGCACCGGAAGAGGTGATGCGCACGAGGAAGACGAAAAGGACACGGCAAAGAGGAGCTTGGTGGCTCCCGCGGACAAGCTGAACGACAATGAGTCCCACAAGACTGCAGCTTCGCAGGAGGCAGGGGCGAAAGGAGCCGAGCGGTCCTCCCAGCCCTTACCGGCAGGGTCCTCGGAGAGCCAAAGACGCCAGGCCCTGGCTGTCGTTGTCGAGCAGGGAGAGGAAGAAGAGGATTACTATAAAAGCTACAGCTCTCCTGATTCCCCGGTCCTGCCACCCTGGCAGCAAGCCGCCTCTCCCTGCTCTTCCCAGGCCGGAttggaggagggagaggagaaaaGAACTGAATTGGCGTCTCCCAGGCTTCCTGAACCTGACGACCTGCTGCTTCTCCCAGCCTGCCCCTCCCCCTTGTGCCCCTCCCCCTTGTCTCATCCCGCGAAGGCTGCTGGGAATTGTAGTTTCATCCAGCTCCACAGTACTCCAGTCAATAAGAGGAGGAGAAGCGGGGAGGTTTCTGAACTAATTGGCACTTCTCCCATCACTTCAG ATGTGGAAACAAAATCTCAGAAGCTGGGCCAGAGAAGAGGCAGACATGCTGACCCACTAAGGAGAGTGCTCTTAACCACACAAATGAAG AATCAGTTTGCCGCTTTAAATGTTCCAAAGAAAGACAACTCCCAGATTGAAGGTCCGTCCCTCAACAATTCGTATGGCTTTAAAGTCAGCATGCAGAACCTACAGGAGGCTAAAGCACTGCATGAG GTGCAGTATTTGACATTAATGAGCCTGGAGCTGCATGCTCGGACCAGGCGGGACTTGGAGCCTGACCCGGAGTTTGATCCGATATGTGCCTTATTTTACTGCATCACCTCTGATGCACTTCTGCCTGGTACAGACAAGACGGAGCTCACAGGCGCTATAGTGGTGGACAAAGACTACAGCAGCTGTGGACCAG GTTCCGAGAGCACAGCACCCCTACTGGTCAGATCAGGGATTACAGGTCTACAGGTCACTTACACCACTGATGAGAAAGAACTCTTTCAAGCAGTGATTGATACAATCCGAAG ATACGACCCTGACATCCTCCTGGGCTACGAGGTTCAGATGCGTTCCTGGGGTTACCTCCTGCAGCGGGCCTCTGCGCTGGGCGTGGACTTGTGCCAGCAGCTGTGTCGCGTACCAG GTGACGCAAAAGAGAACCGTTTTTCTGCAGAGAGTGATGAGTATGGAGCCGACACCATGACCGAGATCAACATCATCGGACGCATTACTCTCAATGTCTGGAGAATGATGAAAACTgag GTGACTCTGAACAACTACAGCTTTGAAAACGTGGCGTTCCACGTGCTCCACCAGCGGTTTCCTCTCTTTTCTCCTCGCACCCTCTCGGAATGGTTTGACCACCGGACGCACCTGTACAG GTGGAAGGTGGTGGATCACTACGTCGGCCGGGCCCGCGGGACCCTGcagctgctggagcagcacgaCCTGATTGGCAGGACCAGCGAGCTGGCCAGGCTGTTCGGCATCCAGTTCTTCCACGTGCTGACCCGCGGCTCCCAG TACCGGGTGGAGTCCATGATGCTCCGGATTGCCAAGCCCATGAACTACATCGCGGTCacccccagcacacagcagaGGGCCCAGATGAGGGCGCCTCAGTGCATCCCCCTGGTGATGGAGCCCGAGTCGCGCTTCTACAGCAACTCGGTGCTCGTGCTGGACTTCCAGTCCCTCTACCCCTCCATCGTCATCGCCTACAACTACTGCTTCTCCACCTGCCTCGGCCACGTTGAGAACCTGG GCATGATGAGTTCAGGTTTGGCTGCACGTCTCTGCGAGTTCCTCCGGACCTGCTGTACCTCCTTCGGAACGACATTACAGTGTCACCCAATGGGGTGGCCTTTGTGA